From Lemur catta isolate mLemCat1 chromosome 19, mLemCat1.pri, whole genome shotgun sequence, a single genomic window includes:
- the SOWAHB gene encoding ankyrin repeat domain-containing protein SOWAHB — MARELSQEALLDFLCQAGGRVTNAALLSHFKSFLRDPDAPPSQHQHRRELFKGFVNSVAAVRQDPDGTKYVVLKRRYRDLLGEEGLQRPREPPAAAGPAGGAAPCPPRGARPAQQQPGRRPRQEREEAPAGAAARAAGAGCNGFPAGGAREAAGKGGGPRDGPGQGAPVPAAAATALQAGARCVAAETRGQCCWECLQNSLQGLPGELGALPDPATAGEKPARSQPAQDDRGAAGQRREGASAEPARAPATPRSPPATVEAASPPAPLPRLAPHGARPELWTPGSLHCSTLQQQQQRTREWVARHPQTPEARDQHPVRAWSVLPTEPGFGVAGPNSEPPDPPLSSHSLFPAPDESSESWPGNSPLTVFRSIRCQLSLQDLDDFVDQESHGSEESSSGPKESPGGSEEGLQVAVGPPDWGKLRNPAKGLSVSPKERSPSWTLQSLRNRADGHTCPQVPTGANGLAGHPQEPLPWPAPKLRRSLRRSSLAGRAKLSSSDEEYLDEALLKRSRRPPRSRKPSKAGTMPSPRLDAALTPKLAEVKAVVAQQRWPHSWWAPGGEGPAALVPHRPSEHKSSLVPLDAREHQWIVKLASGSWIQVLTLFWEDPQLALHKDFLTGYTALHWIAKHGDLRALQDLVSGAQKAGIALDVNVRSSCGYTPLHLAAIHGHQAVIRLLVQRLASRVNVRDSSGKKPWQYLTSDTSGEIRQLLGAPRGKPIFPVYPSVQSSSPTRKAKSREVSRNVTRKSSFAALLKSQHNKWKLANQYEKFPSARAREEYSD; from the coding sequence ATGGCCCGAGAGCTGAGCCAGGAGGCACTACTGGACTTtctgtgccaggctgggggcCGAGTGACCAATGCTGCTCTGCTGAGCCACTTCAAGAGCTTTCTCCGGGACCCTGACGCGCCCCCCAGCCAGCACCAGCACCGCCGCGAGCTCTTCAAGGGCTTCGTCAACTCGGTCGCCGCAGTGCGCCAGGACCCCGACGGCACCAAGTACGTGGTGCTCAAGAGGAGGTACAGGGAccttttgggggaggaggggctgcagcGACCCCGCGAGCCGCCCGCGGCCGCCGGCCCCGCAGGGGGAGCCGCGCCCTGCCCCCCTCGAGGCGCGCGCCCGGCCCAGCAGCAGCCCGGGCGGCGGCCGCGCCAGGAGCGGGAGGAGGCGCCAGCAGGTGCCGCAGCCCGAGCCGCGGGCGCAGGTTGCAATGGATTCCCGGCCGGCGGCGCCCGGGAGGCGGCCGGGAAGGGCGGCGGGCCGCGGGACGGCCCCGGCCAGGGCGCGCCGGTGCCCGCAGCTGCGGCGACAGCCCTCCAGGCCGGAGCGAGGTGCGTGGCGGCGGAGACGCGGGGCCAATGCTGCTGGGAATGCCTCCAGAACAGCTTGCAGGGGCTCCCGGGGGAGCTCGGCGCACTCCCGGACCCCGCCACGGCCGGGGAGAAGCCGGCGCGGAGTCAGCCTGCCCAGGATGACCGCGGGGCCGCCGGGCAGCGGCGGGAAGGCGCGTCCGCTGAGCCCGCGCGGGCGCCTGCGACGCCCCGCTCGCCTCCCGCCACCGTCGAGGCTGCTTCCCCGCCTGCTCCGCTGCCCCGCCTAGCGCCCCACGGAGCCCGCCCGGAGCTGTGGACCCCCGGATCCCTGCACTGTTCcaccctgcagcagcagcagcagcgcacTCGAGAGTGGGTGGCCAGACACCCCCAGACGCCCGAGGCCCGGGACCAGCACCCCGTCCGGGCCTGGTCTGTGCTGCCCACGGAGCCGGGCTTCGGGGTCGCAGGGCCAAATTCAGAGCCGCCAGACCCTCCTCtttcctctcattctctctttcctgcTCCGGATGAGTCCTCAGAATCCTGGCCAGGGAACTCTCCATTGACTGTCTTTCGTAGCATTCGTTGTCAGCTTTCCCTCCAAGATCTGGATGACTTTGTGGACCAGGAGAGCCACGGCAGTGAGGAGAGCAGCAGCGGGCCCAAAGAGTCGCCTGGGGGTTCTGAGGAGGGGCTGCAGGTTGCCGTGGGACCCCCAGATTGGGGAAAGCTCAGGAATCCAGCTAAGGGCCTTTCTGTGTCTCCAAAGGAGAGGAGCCCCAGCTGGACTCTTCAGAGCCTCAGGAACAGAGCGGATGGTCACACCTGCCCGCAGGTCCCAACAGGGGCGAATGGCCTTGCAGGCCACCCCCAGGAGCCTTTGCCTTGGCCGGCTCCTAAGTTAAGGCGATCCCTCAGGAGGAGCTCTCTGGCAGGGAGAGCCAAACTGTCCTCCTCTGATGAGGAATACCTTGATGAAGCCTTGCTGAAAAGGAGTCGGCGACCACCTCGATCCAGGAAACCCTCCAAGGCTGGAACAATGCCCAGTCCAAGGTTGGATGCAGCTTTGACACCAAAACTTGCAGAGGTTAAGGCTGTTGTGGCCCAGCAGCGTTGGCCACATAGCTGGTGGGCCCCCGGTGGGGAGGGGCCTGCGGCCTTGGTTCCCCACAGACCTTCTGAGCACAAGTCGTCCCTGGTCCCCCTAGATGCCAGGGAGCACCAGTGGATTGTGAAGCTTGCCAGTGGCTCCTGGATTCAGGTGTTGACTTTATTCTGGGAGGACCCCCAGCTGGCTTTGCACAAAGACTTCTTGACTGGGTACACTGCCTTGCACTGGATAGCCAAACATGGTGACCTCAGGGCCCTTCAGGACTTGGTCTCAGGGGCACAGAAGGCAGGGATTGCTCTGGATGTAAATGTGAGGTCCAGTTGTGGGTACACCCCACTGCATCTTGCAGCCATTCATGGCCACCAGGCGGTCATCAGATTGCTAGTGCAAAGGTTGGCTTCTCGGGTGAATGTCCGGGACAGCAGTGGCAAAAAGCCATGGCAGTATCTGACCAGTGATACCTCTGGGGAAATACGGCAGCTACTGGGAGCCCCTCGGGGCAAGCCCATTTTCCCTGTCTATCCCTCAGTCCAAAGCTCTTCCCCCACCAGGAAGGCCAAGAGCCGGGAAGTATCTAGAAATGTAACCCGAAAGTCTTCCTTTGCTGCGCTTCTCAAAAGTCAGCACAACAAGTGGAAATTGGCCAACCAGTATGAGAAATTCCCCAGTGCAAGGGCAAGAGAAGAATATAGTGACTGA